The window TGAAGCGATTATAATGATCATTTTCCAGACTCTCTGAATCGAAGTTCTGGTTCCACATGGGATTTGCTGTAACCTTATCGAAGGTCATCAGCGATCCGTTTTCGCTTGTATATGCAGGTCTCTCCATTGTGTCTCCAATTCTTATGTCTGCATCTATATCATGTATGATGGCATTCATTTTAGCCATTGCATATGTCAGACGGTTTATCTCCTGTCCGTAGAGCTTTGGAAAATCGAGTCTGCTGTCGGAACCGTACTTTCTGACAAATGCGCTGAATGTTCTGATCAAAAGCCCCCCCGATCCGCATGCCGGGTCATAAATGCTTTCGCCAGGTTCAGGATTCAGTATTCTCCCCATTAGATCGGCCACCTCTCGGGGTGTGTAAAACTCACCCGCACTTTTCCCGGAGCCCTCAGAGAACTTCCCAATAAGGTATTCGTATGCGTTTCCCAGAAGATCTGCGTCAATATCCTTTAAACCCAATCTTTTCCGATTCAATATCTCCAGAAGCCTTCTGAGATTGGCATCGCTTATTGTTCTTGTTCCTCCTGTAGCCTCATTAAAGTCCTGCAGATCAACGACACCCTGAAGTTTGTTATTCTCCCTTGCGAGGTCCCTCATGGCGGTTGTGAGAAACTCCCCGAGCGAATCCCTCTGGTCCATGATGTGCTTCCATCTCGATTTCTCAGGCAGGTAAAACCTCACGAGCTTGTGATCTGCATTTACCATGGCTAGAGCTATATCTCTGCTTTCGGAAATGTTGAGCAGCTCGTCTTCAAAAACATCGTTTAATCTCTTCAGGAATATCAGTGGAATAATGAAATCCTTGTATTTTGGTGCCTCCACCTCACCTCTTATTGAGCATGCTGCCTCCCATAACCATGATTCCAGTGAACTGTAGGTTTCGCCCTTCTGCATACAGAAAGGAATGTCCCGACGAAAATAAGGTTTGGTGTCCCCCATACGGATATTAGATGGTCTCTGATTCATATGTCTCATCGAAAGAGACAATTTAAATAGCATATTTTACTCTATAGCATGTGGGGGTAAAGTATCACAAAATGGTTACATTCATAACTAAATTGATTAATATAGATAATTCTTTTATTAAAAGTAATGGAATTGTTTGTATTTATGATAACTACAAATCAAACTGATTCTGATGCTACATATTCAACTGAAAATGATTGTGAAAAAAACCCCAACAGGAGGTGATATAAAAATGGTGAATTCAATTGCTGAAATAATTGAGGATCATGTTCTTATAGCGATCTTTCTGGTATGTCTGACTGTGATTATTTCATTCATAGAGGTTGTAAACATTGATTATATT is drawn from Thermoplasmataceae archaeon and contains these coding sequences:
- a CDS encoding class I SAM-dependent DNA methyltransferase, translated to MQKGETYSSLESWLWEAACSIRGEVEAPKYKDFIIPLIFLKRLNDVFEDELLNISESRDIALAMVNADHKLVRFYLPEKSRWKHIMDQRDSLGEFLTTAMRDLARENNKLQGVVDLQDFNEATGGTRTISDANLRRLLEILNRKRLGLKDIDADLLGNAYEYLIGKFSEGSGKSAGEFYTPREVADLMGRILNPEPGESIYDPACGSGGLLIRTFSAFVRKYGSDSRLDFPKLYGQEINRLTYAMAKMNAIIHDIDADIRIGDTMERPAYTSENGSLMTFDKVTANPMWNQNFDSESLENDHYNRFIFGIPPKSSGDWAWIQHMIASSRKKVAVVLDQGSLFRGNREGEIRKKIVEQDLVECVISLPEKLFYNTGAPGAILVFNRAKNEKSKNRILFINASSQYGKHKEIRKLNQLYPEHIDNIVDALESFETRDGFCAVKSKEEVLKQDGNLNVPLYVSQTDHEEEIDIRNVLSEISKVDGELKEVDEKLNAYLKELGYID